A stretch of Imperialibacter roseus DNA encodes these proteins:
- the trxB gene encoding thioredoxin-disulfide reductase: MTKEEVKVLIIGSGPAGYTAAIYAARAGLKPVLYTGGQPGGQLTITTDVENYPGYPEGIMGPQMMTDFQKQAERFGTDIRYGLATSVDFSSYPHKVIVDETHEITAEAVIVSTGASAKWLNLPSEQRLNGHGVSACAVCDGFFFRGQDVAIVGAGDTAAEEASYLSKICSKVYMIVRRDEMRASVIMQQRVKNAKNIEILWNTETEEVLGDKEVNAVRVVNTQTGEKRELKVGGFFVAIGHKPNTDIFKEWLDMDENGYIKTIPGSSKTNIEGVFATGDAQDHIYRQAVTAAGSGCMGALDAERFLAEKELAVS, encoded by the coding sequence ATGACAAAAGAAGAAGTTAAAGTGTTGATTATCGGTTCTGGGCCCGCAGGATACACTGCAGCTATATACGCTGCTCGTGCTGGTCTGAAGCCGGTTTTGTATACTGGCGGCCAGCCCGGCGGTCAGCTAACCATTACAACGGACGTAGAAAACTATCCTGGCTACCCTGAAGGGATCATGGGGCCTCAGATGATGACCGACTTTCAAAAGCAAGCAGAGCGATTTGGAACGGATATCCGCTATGGACTGGCTACATCTGTCGATTTCTCTTCCTATCCACACAAAGTAATTGTAGATGAAACACATGAGATCACTGCCGAGGCTGTGATTGTGTCAACGGGTGCATCAGCCAAATGGCTGAACCTTCCGTCGGAGCAAAGGCTAAACGGCCATGGCGTGTCTGCTTGCGCTGTATGTGATGGTTTCTTTTTCCGTGGCCAGGACGTAGCAATTGTCGGAGCTGGAGACACAGCTGCTGAAGAAGCCAGCTACCTGTCGAAGATATGTAGCAAGGTGTACATGATTGTGAGAAGAGACGAAATGCGGGCTTCTGTGATCATGCAGCAAAGGGTGAAAAATGCCAAAAACATAGAAATTCTCTGGAATACCGAGACAGAAGAGGTGCTTGGCGACAAGGAAGTAAATGCCGTAAGAGTGGTAAATACTCAAACGGGAGAGAAGAGGGAGCTTAAAGTTGGAGGATTTTTCGTGGCTATTGGACACAAACCCAATACGGACATTTTCAAGGAATGGCTTGATATGGACGAAAACGGCTATATAAAGACGATTCCGGGCTCGTCCAAAACAAATATAGAAGGGGTTTTTGCCACCGGAGATGCTCAGGATCATATTTACAGGCAGGCCGTGACGGCAGCCGGCAGCGGATGTATGGGTGCATTGGATGCAGAAAGATTTTTGGCGGAGAAAGAATTGGCAGTATCTTAG
- a CDS encoding sigma-70 family RNA polymerase sigma factor, giving the protein MRQLKISKQITNRESQSLDKYLQEIGKVDLLTPDEEVTLAKRIREGDQMALEKLTKANLRFVVSVAKQYQNQGLSLGDLINEGNLGLIKAAQRFDETRGFKFISYAVWWIRQSILQALAEQSRIVRLPLNRVGSLNKISKTFSELEQKYEREPSPDELAEVLEVSTSEVVDTMKISGRHVSMDAPFVQGEENSLLDVLENDMEETPDSGLINDSLRKEVQRALSTLTTREADVISLYFGLNGEHAMTLEEIGEKFNLTRERVRQIKEKAIRRLRHTSRSKALKPYLG; this is encoded by the coding sequence ATGAGACAGTTAAAGATAAGTAAGCAGATTACCAATCGTGAGAGTCAGTCGCTTGACAAGTATCTCCAGGAAATAGGTAAAGTAGACCTGCTTACCCCCGATGAAGAAGTAACACTAGCTAAACGAATAAGAGAAGGAGACCAAATGGCTTTGGAGAAACTGACCAAAGCCAACCTTCGATTTGTGGTGTCAGTAGCCAAACAATACCAAAACCAGGGGCTTTCGCTGGGTGATTTGATCAATGAAGGAAACCTGGGCCTTATTAAGGCAGCTCAGCGATTCGACGAAACCAGAGGTTTTAAGTTTATCTCTTATGCAGTTTGGTGGATTCGCCAGTCGATTCTTCAGGCATTGGCCGAGCAATCCAGAATTGTGCGCCTTCCCTTGAACAGGGTGGGGTCGTTAAATAAGATTTCAAAAACCTTTTCTGAGCTTGAGCAAAAATATGAACGTGAGCCATCTCCGGATGAACTTGCCGAAGTATTGGAGGTATCTACCAGCGAGGTTGTGGACACCATGAAAATATCTGGTCGTCATGTGTCGATGGATGCACCGTTTGTTCAGGGCGAAGAGAACAGCTTGCTGGATGTACTGGAAAACGACATGGAGGAGACTCCGGATTCGGGCCTTATCAACGACTCCCTTCGCAAAGAAGTACAGAGGGCACTTTCTACGCTTACAACCAGAGAAGCCGACGTTATTTCACTTTACTTTGGACTTAACGGAGAGCATGCAATGACCCTCGAGGAGATAGGTGAGAAGTTTAATCTGACCAGGGAAAGGGTTCGCCAGATCAAGGAGAAAGCCATCAGAAGACTGAGGCATACATCCCGCAGTAAGGCCCTTAAGCCGTACTTGGGGTAG
- the pnp gene encoding polyribonucleotide nucleotidyltransferase — protein sequence MYPSVITKTITLADGREITIETGKLAKQADGSVVVKMGNTMLLATVVSNKDAKEGVDFLPMSVDYQEKFAAAGKIPGGFLKREGRLSDYEILISRLVDRAIRPLFPDDYHAETQIAISLISAGDDVMPDALAALAASSALAVSDIPFGGPISEVRVAKIDGQYVISPTAAQAKTATLDLVVAASYDNILMVEGESKEVSEAEMLEALKIAHDTIKIHCQVQKELEAAAGKTVKRTYNHENNDEALKKDMHEKLYDKCYKVAAKQMPSKSDRKEQFAAIVDEYVESFTEEQKETIDKDLVKRYYHDIEKEAVRNFVLDSRKRLDGRNLDEIRYIWSEVNYLPGAHGSAIFTRGETQALASVTLGTKLDEQMIDSALMKGFNKFILHYNFPAFSTGEVKPNRGPGRREVGHGNLAMRALKQVLPPEEENPYTIRIVSDVLESNGSSSMATVCAGTLALMDAGIKIKAPVTGIAMGMISDSKTGKYAILSDILGDEDHLGDMDFKVTGTRNGITACQMDIKVDGLSYQVLEEALNQAKAGRLHIMDEIEKTLSVPNADLKPHAPRSVRINIEREMIGAVIGPGGKIVQEIQKETGATVIIEEIATGGVVSIFANDQESMDKAVKRVNAIVAVPVVGEVYDGKVKSIMPFGAFVEFMPGKDGLLHISEIKWEKIEKLDGILEVGEEIKVKLTEVDKKTGKYRLSRKVLIPRPERNQETSN from the coding sequence ATGTATCCAAGCGTCATTACAAAAACCATAACCCTTGCTGACGGCAGAGAGATTACAATTGAGACTGGAAAATTAGCTAAGCAAGCGGATGGTTCAGTGGTGGTCAAAATGGGCAACACAATGCTACTGGCCACAGTAGTTTCCAACAAAGACGCAAAAGAAGGAGTGGATTTCCTTCCGATGTCTGTAGACTACCAGGAGAAATTTGCAGCGGCAGGTAAAATACCCGGCGGCTTTCTAAAAAGAGAAGGTAGACTGTCAGACTACGAAATACTCATTTCAAGACTTGTAGACAGGGCCATTCGTCCACTTTTCCCTGACGATTACCACGCAGAAACGCAAATCGCTATTTCATTGATTTCGGCAGGTGACGATGTAATGCCCGATGCTTTGGCAGCTCTTGCCGCCTCATCGGCGCTGGCTGTTTCCGATATTCCTTTTGGCGGACCAATCTCTGAAGTAAGGGTAGCCAAAATTGACGGTCAGTATGTGATTAGCCCTACAGCGGCACAAGCTAAGACTGCTACACTCGACCTTGTTGTCGCAGCATCTTACGACAATATCCTGATGGTGGAAGGCGAGTCGAAGGAAGTGTCTGAGGCAGAAATGCTTGAAGCGTTGAAAATTGCGCACGACACAATTAAAATACATTGCCAGGTGCAGAAGGAGCTGGAAGCAGCTGCCGGAAAAACTGTGAAGCGCACCTACAATCACGAAAACAACGATGAGGCCCTAAAAAAGGACATGCACGAAAAACTTTATGACAAATGTTATAAAGTTGCTGCCAAGCAGATGCCTTCTAAGTCTGATCGCAAAGAGCAGTTTGCTGCCATTGTCGACGAATATGTAGAATCGTTTACCGAGGAGCAGAAAGAAACTATTGACAAGGATCTCGTCAAAAGATACTATCACGACATTGAGAAGGAAGCCGTTCGTAACTTTGTTCTCGACTCAAGAAAGCGCTTGGATGGACGTAATCTTGACGAAATAAGATATATCTGGAGTGAGGTAAACTACCTGCCCGGAGCCCACGGTTCAGCTATTTTCACAAGAGGTGAAACGCAGGCCCTTGCGTCAGTCACACTTGGTACCAAGCTGGATGAACAGATGATTGACAGCGCTTTGATGAAGGGCTTCAATAAGTTTATACTCCACTACAATTTCCCGGCGTTTTCAACTGGCGAAGTAAAGCCTAACAGAGGCCCCGGACGTAGAGAAGTTGGTCATGGTAACCTGGCCATGAGAGCCCTCAAGCAGGTTTTGCCCCCTGAGGAAGAAAACCCTTACACTATTCGCATTGTGTCTGACGTGCTGGAATCGAACGGTTCTTCGTCAATGGCAACCGTTTGTGCAGGCACGCTGGCCCTGATGGACGCTGGTATCAAAATCAAAGCGCCCGTAACAGGCATTGCTATGGGGATGATCTCTGATAGCAAAACTGGCAAATATGCCATTCTTTCCGATATCCTTGGCGACGAGGATCACCTGGGCGACATGGACTTCAAAGTGACTGGAACCCGCAATGGCATCACTGCCTGCCAGATGGACATCAAGGTTGACGGACTTTCCTATCAGGTGCTTGAAGAGGCACTTAATCAGGCAAAAGCTGGTCGTTTGCACATCATGGACGAAATTGAGAAGACATTGTCCGTTCCTAATGCAGATTTGAAACCTCATGCGCCAAGATCCGTGAGGATTAATATCGAACGGGAAATGATCGGTGCGGTGATCGGGCCTGGAGGAAAAATTGTTCAGGAAATCCAAAAGGAAACTGGGGCCACTGTTATCATTGAAGAAATTGCTACTGGAGGTGTTGTGAGTATTTTTGCCAATGACCAGGAGTCGATGGACAAGGCCGTGAAGCGTGTAAACGCTATTGTTGCCGTGCCAGTGGTTGGTGAAGTGTACGATGGAAAAGTGAAGTCAATTATGCCATTTGGTGCATTTGTTGAGTTTATGCCGGGCAAAGATGGCCTTCTACATATCTCCGAAATCAAGTGGGAGAAAATCGAAAAACTAGACGGTATTCTCGAGGTAGGTGAGGAAATTAAGGTAAAATTGACTGAAGTAGACAAGAAAACCGGTAAATATAGACTGTCAAGAAAGGTTTTGATACCTCGGCCTGAGCGAAACCAGGAAACAAGCAACTAA
- the rpsO gene encoding 30S ribosomal protein S15 yields MYLSTDKKQELFENHGRLKSKTDTGSPESQISLFTFRINHLTEHLKINKKDHSSRLGLLKLVGKRRRLLDYLVKVDITRYRAIVAELNLRK; encoded by the coding sequence ATGTATTTATCAACAGACAAGAAGCAAGAGCTCTTCGAGAATCATGGTCGGTTAAAATCTAAGACAGATACCGGTTCACCGGAGTCTCAGATTTCATTATTCACCTTCCGCATCAATCACCTTACAGAACACCTCAAAATCAACAAGAAGGATCACTCTTCTCGTTTGGGGCTGTTGAAGCTGGTAGGTAAAAGAAGAAGATTATTGGATTACCTGGTTAAGGTAGACATTACGAGGTATAGAGCAATTGTAGCTGAACTGAATCTCAGAAAGTAA
- a CDS encoding LptF/LptG family permease — protein MKKLDKLILKSFFGPFFLTFLVVVFILLVQYMLKYFDDFVGKDLGFSVFAELIFYFSINMSQVALPLAILLSSLMTFGNLGEHFELTAIKSAGISLVRTLRPLFIAVLFLVVLAFMNNNFIVPEANINAYSLLYDIRQKKPSLDIREGQFYNGIPNYSIKVNQKFPDGVSMKDVIIYDHTREMGNNSVTVADSCRMYTILNDRYLVFELYDGNSYQESRQNEFNRTASFGGVNDLARNEFSQMKMVLSLASFDLNRTKQELFAGNRLMKDMGELAHDIDSMQGVVSEVRLNLLNNADGMYDYHLKERRQRKIDSIRAATSKEREAVAVSQGEVKITVEDSILSPNTGNTPAAPRITRESAVEALAKTQAKTNEQAKADSIRAAKELVLQRKKAARDTITFEKYFADNSRRTRAVNDALVKARYIKTNLANQATRIENLNSEIYRHIIEKHKKVALAFSCLVMFFIGAPLGSIIKKGGFGLPVILSIGFFIIFYVVSIMSEKYAREGLLDGAVAAWMPNMVLLPFGAFFLRQARNDSRLFDADVYLMFMDRLKKKWADFVQKKRQGSPTEKALSDQSEGE, from the coding sequence ATGAAGAAACTTGATAAGCTTATACTAAAATCATTTTTCGGCCCCTTCTTCCTCACCTTTTTGGTGGTGGTGTTTATTTTGCTTGTGCAATATATGCTCAAGTACTTCGACGATTTCGTGGGAAAGGATCTCGGTTTTAGCGTTTTTGCCGAGCTTATCTTTTACTTCAGCATCAATATGTCACAGGTGGCTTTGCCGTTAGCGATACTGCTCTCGTCTCTTATGACCTTTGGAAACCTGGGAGAGCATTTCGAGCTAACCGCCATCAAGTCAGCAGGTATTTCGCTGGTTCGAACCCTCAGGCCACTTTTTATCGCTGTCTTATTTTTAGTGGTTTTGGCCTTCATGAACAACAACTTCATTGTGCCCGAAGCCAATATCAATGCCTACAGCCTGCTTTATGACATCAGGCAGAAAAAGCCTTCGCTGGATATCCGGGAAGGTCAGTTTTATAATGGCATTCCCAACTATAGCATCAAAGTCAATCAGAAGTTTCCTGATGGTGTGTCGATGAAAGACGTGATCATTTACGATCACACCAGAGAAATGGGCAATAATAGCGTCACTGTGGCTGATTCATGCAGAATGTATACCATCTTGAATGACCGCTACCTCGTTTTTGAGCTCTATGATGGCAATTCTTACCAGGAATCAAGGCAAAATGAATTTAACAGAACAGCCAGTTTTGGTGGGGTGAACGACCTGGCAAGAAACGAGTTCAGTCAAATGAAAATGGTGCTCAGTCTGGCTTCATTTGACCTCAACCGTACCAAACAGGAGCTTTTTGCCGGCAACAGACTCATGAAAGACATGGGCGAGCTTGCCCATGACATTGACTCTATGCAGGGCGTGGTCAGCGAAGTCAGGCTCAATCTGCTCAATAATGCCGATGGAATGTACGACTACCACCTGAAGGAAAGAAGACAAAGGAAAATTGACTCTATCAGGGCTGCCACGAGCAAGGAAAGGGAGGCCGTAGCGGTGTCGCAGGGGGAGGTAAAGATCACTGTAGAAGACAGTATTTTATCTCCAAACACAGGGAATACCCCTGCTGCCCCCCGCATTACGAGAGAGTCCGCCGTTGAAGCGCTGGCGAAGACTCAGGCCAAAACTAACGAGCAGGCGAAGGCAGATAGTATTAGAGCAGCCAAGGAATTGGTATTACAAAGAAAAAAGGCAGCAAGAGATACAATTACTTTCGAAAAATATTTTGCCGACAATAGCAGAAGAACCCGGGCAGTCAATGACGCCCTGGTAAAGGCCAGGTACATAAAGACTAACCTCGCTAATCAGGCTACCAGAATAGAAAACCTCAACTCGGAAATTTATCGCCACATTATCGAAAAGCACAAAAAGGTAGCTCTGGCCTTTAGCTGCCTGGTCATGTTTTTCATTGGGGCTCCATTAGGCTCCATCATCAAAAAAGGAGGTTTTGGCTTGCCAGTGATTCTGTCCATTGGGTTTTTCATTATATTCTACGTAGTGAGCATCATGAGCGAAAAGTACGCCAGGGAAGGCTTGCTCGATGGCGCTGTCGCCGCCTGGATGCCCAATATGGTGCTGTTGCCCTTCGGAGCATTTTTCCTCCGGCAGGCCCGCAACGATTCACGGCTTTTCGATGCCGATGTTTACCTTATGTTCATGGATCGGTTAAAGAAGAAATGGGCCGACTTTGTGCAGAAGAAACGCCAGGGTTCGCCAACAGAAAAAGCCTTATCAGATCAATCGGAAGGAGAATAA
- a CDS encoding START-like domain-containing protein has translation MKKFDMGNYKYIAEFEFRASKKMLFPYVSSASGLAQWFADDVNINEDKDYIFIWDGEKNKAKMTSHRANSLVKFVFEGTEDNDDPNYVELKLEENEMTQSTYLKITDYSDMDDLEELEDLWESMIHTLKEIVGG, from the coding sequence TTGAAGAAGTTCGATATGGGTAACTACAAGTATATAGCAGAGTTTGAATTCAGGGCATCGAAAAAAATGCTTTTTCCATATGTGAGTTCAGCGAGTGGGTTGGCGCAGTGGTTTGCCGACGATGTAAACATCAACGAAGACAAGGACTACATATTCATTTGGGACGGGGAGAAAAACAAAGCTAAGATGACTTCACACCGAGCCAATAGCCTTGTTAAGTTCGTTTTTGAAGGCACTGAAGACAATGACGACCCCAATTACGTAGAGCTGAAGCTCGAGGAAAACGAAATGACGCAGTCAACCTACCTCAAGATCACCGACTATTCTGACATGGATGATCTTGAAGAATTGGAAGATCTTTGGGAATCAATGATCCACACGCTAAAAGAAATAGTCGGTGGTTAA
- a CDS encoding GIY-YIG nuclease family protein, whose amino-acid sequence MFTVYALHSAKFNKIYIGYSSDMENRLDAHNIYQTKGYTFRYRPWVVVYTESYPTKKEAMIRERQLKSAKGREFIWNLINYRQDD is encoded by the coding sequence ATGTTCACCGTTTACGCACTACATAGCGCCAAATTCAATAAGATTTATATCGGCTACTCATCCGATATGGAGAATCGACTAGATGCCCACAACATCTATCAAACCAAAGGCTATACTTTCCGGTATCGTCCATGGGTTGTAGTTTATACAGAATCCTACCCGACAAAAAAAGAGGCGATGATCAGGGAGAGGCAACTTAAGTCGGCGAAAGGAAGAGAATTCATTTGGAACTTAATCAACTACAGGCAAGATGATTAG
- a CDS encoding MFS transporter, with protein MKDSPTKTTVKQLLSIPVMVAALGYLVDMYDLFLFSIVRVPSLKSLGLTDEQVLSDGILLLNLQMVGMLIGGLFWGVLGDKKGRLSVLFGSILIYSIANIGNGLVTTIEQYAVLRFIAGFGLAGELGVGITLVVEILPKNIRGYGTTLVATMGVFGALLAFLIVQFFEWRVSYFIGGGLGLLLMALRLKVFESGIFLQLKQQNVRRGDIRMLFNNKARFLKYMTSIVAGMPIWFVVGILITFSPEIGRAMRLGQPIDAGQAVLFAFAAQVAGNLASGFLSQYLQNRRQVIFSFMLGSFFLTVILLLAPFSSTTLFYLLCGCLGFFSGYWTLFITVAAELFGSNLRATVATTAPNFVRGTIIPLTSIFLVMKGYIGTINSALVTGVLTYLAGMIALYYLEETFKKDMSFVEEA; from the coding sequence ATGAAGGATTCACCTACTAAAACTACTGTTAAGCAGCTTCTAAGTATTCCCGTAATGGTGGCTGCACTGGGGTACCTTGTCGATATGTATGATCTATTCTTGTTTAGCATCGTTAGGGTGCCAAGTTTAAAGTCGCTTGGTCTTACAGATGAACAGGTGTTGAGTGATGGAATTCTACTGCTGAACCTGCAGATGGTGGGGATGCTCATTGGCGGGTTGTTTTGGGGTGTGCTTGGCGACAAAAAAGGAAGGTTGTCTGTTCTGTTCGGGTCCATTTTAATTTATTCGATTGCCAATATTGGAAATGGGCTGGTGACAACTATTGAGCAGTATGCCGTGCTAAGGTTTATTGCAGGATTCGGTCTTGCCGGCGAATTGGGAGTGGGAATTACTTTGGTCGTAGAAATCCTCCCTAAGAATATTCGGGGTTATGGAACGACATTAGTAGCTACTATGGGCGTTTTTGGCGCATTGCTTGCCTTTTTGATTGTCCAGTTTTTTGAGTGGCGAGTTTCCTATTTTATCGGAGGTGGACTTGGGCTGTTGCTCATGGCATTAAGATTAAAAGTTTTTGAATCTGGTATCTTCCTGCAATTAAAACAGCAAAACGTCAGGCGGGGAGACATACGTATGCTGTTCAATAATAAAGCGAGATTCTTAAAATATATGACCAGCATTGTTGCTGGCATGCCTATATGGTTTGTGGTCGGCATCCTGATTACCTTCTCTCCTGAAATTGGCAGAGCGATGCGCCTTGGCCAACCAATTGATGCGGGACAGGCAGTGCTTTTTGCGTTTGCGGCACAGGTGGCGGGCAATCTGGCAAGTGGTTTTCTCAGTCAATATTTACAAAACAGAAGACAGGTGATTTTTTCGTTCATGCTGGGCTCATTTTTTCTGACAGTTATCCTCCTATTAGCACCTTTCTCAAGCACAACTCTGTTCTACCTGCTATGTGGTTGCCTGGGCTTTTTCAGCGGCTATTGGACACTTTTCATCACTGTGGCAGCCGAGCTGTTTGGCTCCAATCTGCGTGCAACCGTGGCTACCACCGCCCCTAACTTTGTGAGGGGAACGATCATTCCACTCACCTCTATTTTCCTGGTAATGAAAGGCTATATCGGAACCATTAACAGTGCCCTGGTTACCGGAGTTCTCACTTATTTAGCAGGCATGATAGCACTTTACTATCTGGAAGAAACCTTTAAGAAAGACATGAGCTTTGTCGAAGAAGCCTGA
- a CDS encoding GNAT family N-acetyltransferase, whose amino-acid sequence MSKSDFILRPLKLNDISAAMNLSTAEGWNQTENDWALLIKESEGTCVLAEHDSKVIGTTTAINYSRQLAWIGMVLVDKSYRGQGVSKALLDHVFKNTSDISIKLDATPDGQQVYRRFDFKDEYLIDRMVNVSLANFASFDNSGIEPEPVKPENIKEIVAFDAAVFGTKREQLITSLVKEYPGKAWMVRHNNRVTGFVLGRDGSKYHHVGPVSASTIEDAQALIAKSVGVLIQKPVVVDVLQDKQALIASLKSLGFTKQRHFVRMYKGENHFPGITGHYYCICGPEFG is encoded by the coding sequence ATGAGTAAAAGTGATTTCATATTGCGGCCGCTGAAATTGAACGATATCAGTGCAGCAATGAACTTATCAACTGCTGAAGGCTGGAACCAAACAGAAAACGATTGGGCACTGCTTATTAAGGAGAGTGAAGGCACTTGTGTGCTGGCAGAGCATGATTCAAAAGTTATTGGCACCACCACGGCTATCAACTATTCACGCCAGCTAGCGTGGATTGGTATGGTGCTGGTCGATAAATCGTACCGTGGCCAGGGGGTAAGCAAAGCTTTGCTCGACCATGTTTTCAAGAACACAAGCGACATATCGATCAAACTGGATGCTACTCCCGATGGGCAGCAGGTGTATCGACGGTTTGACTTCAAAGACGAGTACCTTATCGACAGAATGGTGAATGTATCGTTGGCTAATTTTGCGTCATTCGACAACAGCGGCATAGAACCAGAGCCAGTGAAGCCCGAGAATATCAAAGAGATTGTTGCTTTTGATGCTGCTGTTTTCGGCACAAAAAGAGAGCAGCTCATTACCTCACTTGTAAAGGAATATCCAGGTAAGGCATGGATGGTAAGGCATAACAATCGGGTGACCGGGTTTGTGCTGGGAAGAGATGGCAGTAAATACCATCATGTGGGGCCGGTTTCTGCCTCAACTATTGAGGACGCTCAGGCCCTCATTGCAAAATCGGTCGGGGTGCTGATCCAAAAACCCGTGGTGGTAGATGTGTTGCAAGACAAGCAAGCTTTGATTGCTTCGTTAAAATCGCTGGGATTCACCAAACAAAGGCACTTTGTGAGAATGTACAAGGGCGAGAATCATTTCCCAGGCATTACCGGGCATTACTACTGCATCTGCGGCCCTGAATTTGGCTAG
- a CDS encoding dihydrodipicolinate synthase family protein, protein MPKHIQLDSSVAKLLSEGTVIPAHPLALTSALHLDEARQRQLTRYYIGSGAGGVAVGVHTTQFEIRKPEINLLEPVLKMTADEIAIAQLARPFIKVAGICGPVEQALKEAELARKYGYHLGLLSNGGLNNYTEAELIKRTEAVAEIIPVFGFYLQPAVGGRYLSYDFWRDFAEIPNVQAIKVAAFNRYQTLDVVRAVCHSSRRKEIALYTGNDDNIVADLLTPYQFMVNGDKVEKTFVGGLLGHWAVWTKQAVELFNEIKVCVANDYAGVETLLAKGVEVTDMNAVIFDARNAFKGCIPGIHEVLRRQGLLQGGFCLNAEEVLSGGQAEEIDRICESYRHLTDDEFVQAFLQSRTVK, encoded by the coding sequence ATGCCTAAACATATACAACTCGATTCCTCTGTGGCAAAGTTATTAAGCGAGGGGACGGTTATTCCGGCCCATCCACTGGCGCTCACATCAGCATTGCATTTGGATGAAGCCAGGCAGCGACAGCTCACCCGTTATTATATAGGCAGTGGAGCAGGAGGGGTGGCAGTAGGCGTTCACACCACGCAGTTCGAAATCCGTAAACCGGAAATCAATTTGTTGGAGCCGGTACTCAAAATGACTGCTGATGAAATTGCAATAGCGCAATTGGCACGTCCTTTTATTAAAGTAGCGGGTATTTGCGGGCCGGTGGAGCAAGCGCTTAAAGAAGCTGAGTTAGCACGGAAGTACGGCTACCACCTTGGCTTGCTCAGCAATGGTGGGTTGAACAATTACACAGAAGCTGAACTCATCAAGCGCACAGAGGCGGTCGCTGAAATAATTCCGGTTTTTGGTTTTTATCTCCAGCCTGCCGTGGGAGGTCGCTATTTGAGCTATGATTTCTGGAGGGACTTCGCCGAAATCCCCAATGTGCAAGCAATCAAGGTCGCCGCCTTCAACCGGTACCAGACGCTGGACGTGGTCAGGGCGGTGTGTCACTCCAGCAGAAGAAAGGAAATCGCACTCTACACGGGCAATGACGACAACATCGTTGCCGACTTGCTCACACCTTACCAATTCATGGTGAATGGAGACAAGGTTGAAAAAACGTTTGTTGGTGGGCTGTTAGGGCATTGGGCTGTTTGGACGAAGCAAGCAGTTGAGCTGTTCAATGAAATAAAGGTGTGTGTCGCAAATGATTATGCAGGAGTAGAAACATTGCTGGCAAAAGGGGTGGAGGTAACTGATATGAATGCCGTTATTTTTGATGCCAGGAACGCTTTCAAGGGATGTATTCCTGGCATTCATGAAGTACTGCGCAGGCAGGGCCTTTTACAAGGAGGGTTTTGTCTAAATGCAGAGGAAGTGCTTTCGGGCGGGCAGGCTGAAGAGATTGATCGGATTTGTGAAAGTTACAGGCATTTGACTGATGATGAATTTGTGCAGGCATTTCTGCAAAGCAGGACTGTTAAATAA